The following proteins are encoded in a genomic region of Planococcus lenghuensis:
- the pglZ gene encoding BREX-1 system phosphatase PglZ type A: MHQVEASLQAIFDKPLEDGENRRIVFWLDQDRELSEEVDQLKLNNVKFHTLTERNQFATKYLLEEEDLESSYLIYTNLELDIEDNWLADTVLYSKTFFADRLSLILSELKIDPALRPVVKRHEKFFNNKERFRKFQAYGIESFTEETTELAIMSVLCNLKTPDFEAVLKTVLLDTLDNEDNKYISAFNKFFGVDIFWNWVDRRYGYERPVKTLKTLFIHLAVTAFSHSVDERYLQNVKDFIADRQKANALVFVDHWMHHKVDETVFNEYAMMAEQEINLPTLLQSVPIDEFKQAETFPYIDKAIIIHIANSLLEQREDFEDYLKLIRLRRAKHYYEQYRAIYEALYYTVKLQEFYLEHKAGLPQSNAADLFKAYRDTYHLMDFYYRKFYVAFDEESNHELLKKLKELVEHVYTDWFMGELNAHWSQAVRADLANSWSLPNVQNQQRFYSSVVSDHIQKGERAFVIISDAMRYEVGVELAERLNSGTIGTCAVEPFLSVVPSVTKLGMAALLPHRTIDFDDKGRVLVDGKDSSGLENRQKILESYEPESLAIHFRDIFTMNKAGRRETFKGKKLVYIYHDTIDATGDKASTEASTFGAVEQSLDQLADLVKIIRDDLSGTNIYITADHGFIYQREELAESDKIVKEAIEAIEVKRRYMLSPENREIDGQLTVDLSSVVKNEQGLVTYMPNGTIRNRMQGSGVNFVHGGASLQEVVVPLLTFKNKRSGQRGMQAIQKVDIKLTSSIRKITNSIFNLEFFQTEKVEDKRVPRTVTIQMEDAEGIVLSNAETIIGDRTNDKPAERMFRLQFVLKSISYDRAKAYYLVSKDVETGAIVEKVPFSINLGIVSDFDF; encoded by the coding sequence ATGCACCAAGTAGAAGCATCGCTGCAGGCGATATTTGATAAACCGCTGGAAGACGGAGAGAACCGACGAATCGTATTTTGGCTGGACCAGGACCGAGAGCTCAGCGAAGAAGTAGACCAACTGAAGTTAAATAACGTGAAATTCCATACACTTACGGAACGCAATCAATTCGCAACGAAATATTTGCTGGAGGAAGAGGATCTCGAATCATCATACTTAATCTATACGAATCTGGAACTGGATATCGAAGATAACTGGCTGGCGGATACCGTCCTTTATTCTAAAACGTTTTTTGCAGATCGTCTATCACTAATCCTCAGTGAACTGAAGATTGATCCGGCACTGCGTCCAGTGGTAAAGCGACATGAGAAGTTCTTTAACAATAAGGAACGGTTCCGGAAGTTCCAAGCTTATGGGATCGAGTCATTCACAGAAGAGACAACTGAACTCGCGATTATGAGTGTACTTTGTAACTTGAAGACGCCTGATTTTGAAGCTGTGCTGAAAACAGTACTATTGGACACGCTGGATAATGAAGACAATAAGTACATATCGGCCTTCAATAAATTTTTCGGAGTTGATATCTTCTGGAACTGGGTGGATCGCCGCTATGGCTATGAGCGTCCTGTGAAAACGCTAAAGACGTTATTTATTCACCTGGCTGTGACCGCATTCAGTCATTCTGTAGATGAGCGCTATCTTCAAAACGTAAAGGACTTTATCGCAGATCGACAAAAAGCGAATGCCCTTGTGTTCGTTGACCATTGGATGCACCATAAAGTGGATGAAACGGTGTTTAATGAATACGCGATGATGGCTGAGCAAGAGATCAATTTACCAACGCTGCTACAATCTGTGCCGATTGATGAGTTTAAACAGGCGGAAACATTCCCGTATATCGATAAAGCGATCATCATTCATATTGCCAATAGCTTGTTGGAGCAGCGGGAAGATTTCGAAGATTATTTGAAACTTATCCGTCTGCGACGGGCGAAGCATTATTACGAACAGTACAGAGCGATTTATGAAGCGCTGTATTATACCGTGAAACTGCAGGAATTCTATCTTGAACACAAGGCAGGACTTCCGCAGAGCAACGCGGCGGATTTATTCAAGGCGTACCGGGATACTTATCATTTGATGGACTTTTATTACCGGAAGTTCTACGTGGCATTTGATGAAGAAAGCAACCACGAGTTGTTGAAGAAACTGAAGGAGCTCGTGGAGCATGTGTATACAGACTGGTTTATGGGCGAACTGAATGCGCATTGGTCGCAGGCAGTGCGGGCAGATTTGGCCAATAGTTGGTCCTTGCCGAATGTCCAGAATCAGCAGCGATTTTATTCATCTGTTGTTTCTGATCATATTCAAAAAGGCGAGCGGGCGTTTGTCATTATTTCGGATGCGATGCGCTATGAAGTCGGTGTGGAATTGGCAGAACGGCTGAACAGCGGCACAATCGGCACTTGCGCCGTGGAGCCATTCCTGAGTGTTGTGCCTTCTGTTACGAAACTCGGTATGGCAGCTTTACTGCCACACCGGACCATTGACTTTGATGATAAAGGACGAGTACTTGTTGACGGTAAGGATTCATCGGGACTCGAAAACCGGCAAAAGATTTTGGAATCATATGAGCCGGAAAGTCTCGCTATTCACTTCCGGGATATTTTTACGATGAATAAAGCCGGCCGACGTGAAACATTCAAAGGCAAGAAGCTGGTTTATATTTACCACGATACGATTGATGCAACAGGTGATAAGGCAAGCACGGAGGCATCCACATTCGGTGCGGTAGAGCAAAGCTTGGATCAGCTGGCTGATCTCGTGAAAATTATCCGGGATGATTTAAGCGGGACGAATATTTACATTACGGCGGACCACGGGTTCATTTACCAGCGGGAAGAACTGGCGGAAAGCGATAAGATTGTTAAAGAAGCGATAGAAGCCATCGAAGTAAAACGCCGGTATATGTTATCGCCCGAGAATCGGGAAATTGATGGTCAGCTAACGGTGGATTTGTCGAGCGTGGTGAAAAATGAACAGGGATTGGTTACCTATATGCCGAACGGGACAATCCGGAACCGGATGCAAGGATCCGGCGTCAATTTCGTCCATGGCGGTGCCAGCCTCCAGGAAGTCGTCGTTCCACTCCTAACTTTCAAAAATAAACGATCTGGCCAACGTGGTATGCAAGCGATCCAGAAAGTGGACATCAAGCTTACAAGCTCGATTCGAAAAATCACGAACAGCATTTTTAATTTGGAATTTTTCCAGACGGAGAAAGTGGAAGACAAACGAGTACCGCGTACAGTCACCATACAAATGGAAGATGCGGAAGGAATCGTATTGTCGAACGCAGAAACGATCATCGGTGACCGGACGAACGACAAGCCGGCTGAACGGATGTTCCGGTTGCAGTTTGTGCTGAAAAGCATTTCATATGACCGCGCAAAGGCGTATTACCTGGTTAGCAAGGATGTTGAGACCGGTGCAATTGTAGAGAAAGTGCCATTCTCAATCAATTTGGGCATCGTCAGCGATTTCGATTTTTGA
- the brxL gene encoding protease Lon-related BREX system protein BrxL — protein MEEKTLDLDGKLNDVFAGRVVRKDLTKLIKEGANVPVYVLEYLLGMYAATDDEESIQQGVERVKKILSDNFVRPDEAEKVKSRIRELGQYSIIDKVTVALNPKIDTYEAEFSNLGLKGVPIAANYVKEFDKLLVGGIWCMVKIDYFYDEELRSMNPFSVSSLQPIQMPNMDLNEVFEGRRHFTKDEWIDALIRSTGMEPTQLEERVKWHLLLRLVPLVENNFNMCELGPRGTGKSHVYKEISPNSILVSGGQSTVANLFYNMSSRKIGLVGMWDCVAFDEVAGIRFKDKDGIQIMKDYMASGSFARGKEEKNASASMVFVGNINQSVDVLLKTSHLFAPFPEEMASDTAFFDRMHHYMPGWEIPKMRPDFFTDRYGFIVDYVAEFFREMRKRSFADSIDRYFKLGNNLNQRDTIAVRKTVSGMVKLIYPNGEYTKEDIEEILRYALEGRRRVKEQLKKIGGMEFYDVMFSYIDKESLEEEFVSVPEQGGGKLIPEGMGKPGHVYVVGQSDSGMIGVYKLENQVFSGTGKFNKTGVNAHRGARENLDTAFRYFTANSKSISNTITTKTKDYMMYISDLQGIGLTEQLGIAELIGLCSAALEKPVQDSTVIIGNMTVGGTISKVEEFANVLQVCVDAGAKRVLIPAASVVDFQTVPSDLLVKITPMFYSDPIDAVYKALGVQ, from the coding sequence ATGGAAGAAAAGACACTCGATTTAGACGGCAAGCTGAATGATGTATTTGCCGGCCGCGTCGTCCGGAAGGATCTAACGAAACTCATTAAAGAAGGCGCGAACGTGCCAGTCTACGTGCTTGAATACCTGCTCGGCATGTATGCCGCAACTGACGACGAGGAAAGCATCCAGCAGGGAGTAGAGCGAGTGAAGAAAATCCTGTCGGATAATTTCGTTCGTCCGGATGAAGCGGAAAAGGTGAAATCCCGAATCCGCGAGTTAGGGCAATACTCAATCATCGATAAAGTGACAGTTGCGCTAAATCCAAAGATCGATACGTACGAAGCAGAGTTTTCGAACCTTGGTTTGAAAGGTGTGCCCATTGCTGCAAATTACGTAAAGGAGTTTGATAAGCTCCTCGTCGGCGGTATTTGGTGTATGGTCAAAATCGATTATTTCTATGATGAAGAACTGCGGTCGATGAATCCTTTTAGCGTCAGCAGCCTGCAGCCGATTCAAATGCCAAACATGGACCTTAATGAAGTATTCGAGGGACGTCGTCATTTTACAAAAGACGAGTGGATTGATGCATTGATTCGTTCAACGGGGATGGAGCCGACGCAACTAGAAGAGCGAGTGAAGTGGCATTTGCTGCTCCGGCTCGTTCCGCTTGTTGAGAATAACTTCAATATGTGTGAGCTCGGGCCAAGGGGGACAGGGAAATCGCATGTCTATAAGGAGATTTCGCCAAACTCAATTTTAGTATCAGGGGGGCAATCAACAGTCGCCAATCTTTTCTATAATATGTCTTCTCGAAAAATCGGTCTCGTCGGTATGTGGGACTGTGTCGCATTTGATGAGGTGGCCGGAATCCGTTTTAAGGATAAAGACGGTATCCAGATCATGAAGGACTATATGGCTTCTGGATCCTTTGCAAGAGGAAAAGAAGAAAAGAACGCTTCCGCTTCCATGGTCTTTGTCGGGAATATCAATCAAAGTGTCGATGTGCTCCTGAAGACATCTCATCTCTTCGCTCCATTCCCGGAAGAAATGGCGAGTGACACGGCATTCTTCGACCGGATGCATCATTACATGCCAGGATGGGAAATCCCGAAAATGCGTCCGGATTTTTTCACTGATCGATATGGTTTCATCGTTGATTATGTAGCGGAATTTTTCCGGGAAATGCGGAAGCGTTCGTTTGCGGACTCGATTGATCGATACTTCAAGTTGGGAAACAACCTGAACCAGCGGGACACCATTGCGGTCCGTAAAACGGTATCTGGTATGGTTAAACTCATCTACCCGAATGGTGAATACACGAAAGAGGATATCGAAGAAATCTTGAGGTATGCACTGGAAGGCCGTCGCCGTGTGAAAGAACAGCTGAAGAAAATTGGCGGGATGGAATTCTACGATGTCATGTTCTCTTATATCGATAAAGAATCCTTGGAAGAAGAATTCGTCTCCGTCCCAGAACAAGGCGGCGGGAAACTGATTCCTGAAGGTATGGGCAAGCCGGGTCATGTCTACGTCGTCGGGCAAAGCGACTCCGGCATGATCGGTGTATATAAGCTTGAGAACCAAGTATTCAGCGGCACTGGAAAGTTCAATAAAACGGGAGTGAATGCTCACCGTGGAGCAAGAGAAAATCTTGACACAGCTTTCCGCTACTTCACCGCAAATAGCAAAAGCATCAGCAATACCATCACGACTAAAACGAAAGATTATATGATGTATATCAGTGATCTACAGGGAATCGGGTTGACCGAGCAGCTGGGTATTGCAGAACTGATCGGTCTCTGTTCAGCAGCGTTGGAAAAACCAGTTCAGGATAGCACAGTGATTATTGGAAACATGACAGTAGGCGGGACGATCTCGAAGGTAGAGGAATTCGCGAACGTATTGCAAGTGTGTGTGGATGCAGGTGCGAAGCGAGTGCTGATACCAGCAGCGTCGGTAGTAGATTTTCAGACAGTGCCGTCGGATTTGTTGGTTAAGATCACGCCGATGTTTTACTCGGATCCGATTGATGCAGTGTATAAGGCGCTGGGAGTTCAATAA
- a CDS encoding AAA family ATPase, producing the protein MTQIKSFRVKKYRGIDTSSFEGLSNINLFVGDNNTGKTSILEALQLMSNTPPKQNFLTVSRLRERSIMPYRYGTSSMELLEWLFPKNKQKELESISLSFEKGEEKLDFTWEPSFEEVYESQLKSNFHDSRIKQEELEYENMLDLDEETEIKVLNVTMRAKRNDVELSTIDFSFIESAIRPALNSDSPIHSYHSRFISSVDHRLIPFSAKAFNDLIKSGHRDLLIEILQRFDKKIHNIELLMDDGVGRRSVAVPYIAHEDLGLVPMSMFGDGLRKAVTLTLAVISSKSEVLLIDEIETGIHTDMMSSFFQWFNTLCKKYDVQVFATTHSLEALDGLLKINQGDFDRIVVYRLEKRNGTTKVKRFSGEQLHKVRFILGQEVR; encoded by the coding sequence ATGACTCAAATTAAATCATTTAGAGTAAAAAAGTATAGAGGAATTGATACAAGTAGCTTCGAAGGGTTATCGAATATTAACTTGTTTGTAGGAGATAATAATACTGGCAAGACATCAATTCTAGAAGCGCTACAATTAATGTCTAATACTCCTCCTAAACAGAACTTTTTAACTGTATCTAGATTAAGAGAGAGAAGTATCATGCCCTATAGATATGGTACTTCATCTATGGAGCTATTAGAATGGTTATTCCCAAAAAACAAACAGAAGGAATTAGAAAGTATAAGTCTCTCTTTTGAAAAGGGTGAAGAAAAACTTGATTTCACATGGGAGCCTAGTTTTGAAGAGGTTTATGAAAGCCAACTAAAATCTAATTTTCATGATTCAAGAATTAAACAAGAAGAATTAGAATATGAAAATATGCTTGATTTAGACGAAGAAACTGAAATAAAAGTATTAAATGTGACTATGAGAGCGAAAAGAAATGATGTGGAATTGTCAACTATAGATTTTAGCTTTATTGAGTCAGCTATTAGACCAGCATTAAATTCTGATTCTCCGATTCATTCTTATCACAGTCGTTTCATATCTTCTGTTGACCATAGGCTGATTCCTTTTTCAGCAAAAGCATTTAATGACTTAATTAAGTCAGGGCATAGAGATCTTTTAATTGAAATACTACAAAGATTTGATAAGAAAATTCATAATATAGAGTTGTTGATGGATGATGGAGTCGGTCGAAGATCTGTAGCTGTCCCATACATCGCTCACGAAGATTTAGGTTTAGTTCCTATGTCGATGTTCGGAGATGGATTAAGAAAAGCTGTAACGTTAACGTTAGCAGTTATTTCTTCAAAGTCTGAAGTTCTTTTGATTGATGAGATTGAAACAGGAATCCACACAGATATGATGAGTTCGTTCTTTCAGTGGTTTAATACATTATGTAAAAAATATGATGTTCAAGTCTTTGCTACCACTCATAGTTTAGAAGCGTTAGATGGTCTATTGAAAATCAACCAAGGGGATTTTGATAGAATTGTAGTATATAGATTAGAAAAAAGAAACGGAACAACAAAAGTTAAGCGGTTTTCTGGCGAACAACTTCATAAGGTGCGTTTTATTCTCGGACAGGAAGTAAGATGA
- a CDS encoding DUF3226 domain-containing protein translates to MSKYYFFVVEGVHDTAAIGKILRKKGFSNKRLMKDVDSYWERIIPKSFPHNGDLQKRVPTPDFYQNDAVSIGVLNAGGETEIASAIEGSLLNLSIDDLNGIAIFCDADSLEAKDKFDYIYKSIQNIEDEEIRNFFYDVQFNNIKNSNCKAGIFIFPDNNSTGTLEDFLLLGGEREYADLYDSAQLYIENIPDTYTSKWKPSSKNKVLVGVIANVLKPGKANQVSILDNEWITEESLKDTNQKELKGFLDNLLI, encoded by the coding sequence ATGAGCAAATACTATTTTTTTGTTGTGGAAGGTGTCCATGACACTGCAGCTATTGGGAAAATTTTAAGAAAAAAAGGGTTTAGTAACAAAAGGCTTATGAAAGATGTCGATAGCTATTGGGAGAGGATAATTCCAAAGAGTTTCCCTCACAATGGAGATTTGCAGAAAAGAGTTCCCACACCTGACTTTTATCAAAATGATGCTGTTTCAATAGGTGTGTTAAATGCGGGAGGAGAAACAGAAATAGCATCCGCTATCGAAGGTTCACTGCTTAATCTATCTATTGATGATTTAAATGGAATAGCAATTTTTTGTGATGCCGATTCTTTGGAAGCCAAAGACAAATTCGATTACATCTACAAAAGCATTCAAAATATTGAAGATGAAGAGATTCGGAACTTTTTTTATGATGTACAATTCAATAATATAAAAAATTCAAACTGCAAAGCAGGAATCTTTATTTTCCCTGATAATAATTCGACTGGGACTTTAGAAGATTTTCTCCTATTAGGTGGAGAAAGAGAATATGCTGACTTATATGATTCAGCACAGCTTTATATTGAGAATATACCCGATACATATACTAGCAAGTGGAAACCTTCGAGTAAAAACAAAGTACTGGTTGGAGTTATAGCAAATGTATTAAAACCAGGAAAGGCAAACCAAGTTTCTATTTTAGACAATGAATGGATTACAGAGGAATCATTGAAAGATACCAATCAGAAAGAACTAAAGGGTTTTTTGGATAATTTACTAATATAA
- a CDS encoding RecQ family ATP-dependent DNA helicase, translating into MKRKYIEELAEVKFLSNEDLDWERSIKGDDGNFDYPALQFYDDLKQILNSAGFIRNLVCAEYPITEILPDTSQEFAKQQVDFYIPLMKTVIEVDGNGHKNQLELDKKRDIALRKEGIDVIRISTKEIRQRDYARFKNEFREIYKKYIDKIKQYEYALNADQSQFKIQQGLSTIARFQVFVLELLDRGVLSLSSPAWQFQVKEDNDRQLLKLALKDLNYWIQNVASLFNTRVSLPKTLISISKKNQQKAEDKGVIRIDQNLCKRWDDEVQEEGLYFIRTDFDDEANYFKLKTNETVVYSLSAETHGRNLRFLLANLFGFQDFNGGQLEIIINCLNGQDTIGLLPTSGGKSLTYQLCVLLQPAISFVVVPIKSLMVDQIENLKQKHHITHASYINGDLKSREASERLNAFSEGKYSFMVISPERFQMQGFRDELETINRKSALALAVIDEVHCLSEWGHDFRTSYLALANTIRKYAPSTRFLALTATASSKVLKDVMSELEISSKDVVTISSFTRPELKFDIMPVTKKNRKESLVEVLRSISATHAESDQKGPTVVFTQVVNGKEGCYELSHLAEIAANVRTGYYSGSQPKKYTGRSYTEDKDRTQRMFMNDEIDSLFATKAFGMGIDKANIRHTIHYGIPNSLESFYQEAGRAGRDKYPSRCLVLYTKDDLTPFQEKALFSLETNTAAIEKARKEVSGDLSTLLFFMKENLMEVEREAQQITAFYDKNIANKKGTVRIGFGQKEDAEKMIYKLALIGIVEDWTNDWRSRHYEVELADWTEASVIGKLSEHIRKYDYGFSVSENQLTASDEPFVKKVLLILLQWYNDNIIYSRKRSMLLMKQVADEFTDSESLQKRIETYFKRNDDVYFLENTAAKKEKIKDWYRVFYVQEEGKEDVPRAINSIDELEITLGRFLESYRDDISLNLISGFVQLVKNNFESVDGRARMGAAVTRIVQMEDKDRQEMIGSILKISDLYLNDGQKQELSNTLISNGLNQMADLKLIHRRLQDEFSYGSMVKELYSVIKERAGGGYPWEM; encoded by the coding sequence TTGAAACGGAAGTATATCGAGGAATTGGCGGAAGTGAAGTTCCTTTCTAATGAGGATCTGGATTGGGAACGTTCAATCAAAGGTGATGATGGCAATTTTGATTACCCGGCGTTGCAGTTTTATGATGACCTAAAACAGATTTTGAATTCAGCCGGTTTTATCCGAAACTTGGTCTGTGCTGAATATCCGATAACTGAAATTCTGCCTGACACAAGCCAAGAGTTCGCGAAACAACAAGTCGATTTCTACATTCCGTTAATGAAAACGGTCATTGAAGTGGATGGGAACGGGCATAAGAATCAGCTGGAGTTAGATAAGAAACGGGATATAGCGCTACGAAAAGAAGGAATTGACGTAATCCGGATTTCCACAAAGGAAATCAGACAGCGGGATTACGCACGGTTCAAAAATGAGTTCAGAGAAATTTATAAGAAGTACATAGATAAGATTAAACAATATGAGTATGCGCTGAATGCAGATCAGAGCCAATTCAAGATTCAGCAAGGTCTATCAACTATCGCAAGGTTTCAGGTATTTGTGTTGGAACTTCTCGATAGGGGTGTCTTGTCTCTTTCCAGTCCGGCATGGCAATTCCAAGTCAAGGAAGATAACGATCGACAATTGTTGAAGCTTGCCCTGAAAGACTTGAATTACTGGATACAGAACGTAGCTTCATTGTTTAACACGCGAGTTTCACTGCCAAAGACTTTAATCAGTATAAGTAAGAAAAATCAACAAAAGGCGGAAGACAAAGGTGTAATCCGGATTGACCAAAATTTATGCAAGCGGTGGGATGATGAAGTTCAGGAAGAGGGCCTCTACTTTATCCGGACGGATTTTGATGATGAAGCGAATTACTTCAAGCTGAAAACGAATGAAACTGTTGTTTACTCGCTCAGCGCGGAAACACATGGCCGTAACTTACGGTTTCTATTGGCAAACCTTTTTGGTTTCCAGGATTTCAATGGCGGCCAGCTGGAGATCATCATCAATTGTTTGAATGGTCAAGATACCATCGGGCTCCTTCCGACAAGCGGCGGAAAATCCTTAACGTATCAATTATGTGTTTTACTTCAGCCTGCGATCAGTTTTGTAGTGGTACCGATAAAATCATTGATGGTTGACCAGATTGAGAATCTGAAGCAGAAACATCATATTACGCATGCCAGTTACATAAACGGAGATTTAAAATCCCGCGAAGCCTCGGAGCGATTGAATGCATTCTCGGAAGGAAAGTATTCCTTTATGGTGATCTCGCCGGAGCGGTTCCAAATGCAAGGGTTCCGTGATGAGCTCGAAACGATTAACCGGAAGAGCGCATTGGCGCTGGCGGTTATTGATGAAGTGCATTGCTTATCAGAATGGGGGCATGACTTCCGGACATCTTATTTAGCTCTTGCAAATACGATCAGAAAATACGCGCCTTCCACGAGATTTTTGGCGCTTACTGCGACAGCTTCATCAAAAGTACTTAAAGATGTGATGAGTGAGTTGGAAATTTCCAGTAAAGATGTCGTTACCATCTCTTCATTCACTAGACCGGAACTTAAATTCGACATTATGCCTGTCACCAAAAAGAATAGAAAAGAATCATTAGTGGAAGTGCTGAGGTCCATTTCTGCGACTCATGCGGAGAGCGACCAAAAAGGACCGACTGTCGTCTTCACGCAAGTGGTAAATGGAAAAGAGGGTTGTTATGAATTAAGCCATTTAGCGGAAATAGCTGCCAATGTCAGAACAGGCTATTATTCAGGAAGCCAGCCTAAAAAGTACACGGGTCGTTCTTATACGGAAGATAAAGACCGGACACAAAGAATGTTCATGAATGATGAAATCGATTCCTTGTTTGCCACAAAAGCGTTTGGTATGGGCATTGATAAAGCAAACATCAGGCATACCATCCACTACGGTATTCCGAATTCTCTCGAATCGTTTTATCAAGAGGCCGGACGGGCCGGGAGAGATAAATATCCTTCCAGATGTCTTGTTCTTTATACAAAGGACGACCTCACTCCTTTTCAGGAAAAAGCATTATTCAGTCTCGAAACGAATACAGCTGCAATTGAAAAGGCAAGGAAAGAAGTTTCCGGCGATTTGAGCACCCTCTTGTTTTTCATGAAAGAGAACTTAATGGAAGTTGAACGGGAAGCTCAACAGATTACAGCCTTTTATGATAAAAACATCGCTAATAAAAAAGGTACGGTGAGAATCGGATTTGGCCAAAAAGAAGATGCGGAAAAAATGATCTATAAGCTGGCGTTGATCGGAATAGTAGAAGATTGGACCAATGATTGGAGAAGCAGGCATTATGAGGTCGAGCTGGCTGACTGGACAGAAGCATCAGTCATCGGGAAACTGTCGGAACATATACGAAAGTACGACTACGGCTTTTCCGTCTCAGAAAACCAATTGACAGCAAGTGATGAACCATTTGTCAAAAAAGTCCTTCTCATTCTTCTTCAGTGGTACAACGACAATATCATTTATTCCAGAAAAAGATCCATGTTGTTAATGAAACAAGTGGCAGATGAATTTACCGATAGTGAATCGCTCCAGAAGAGAATTGAGACATATTTTAAACGCAACGATGATGTTTATTTCCTGGAAAATACAGCAGCTAAAAAAGAAAAGATTAAGGATTGGTATCGAGTTTTCTATGTTCAGGAGGAAGGAAAAGAGGATGTGCCTCGGGCTATAAATTCTATCGATGAGCTTGAAATTACACTTGGCCGCTTCCTTGAAAGTTACCGGGATGATATCAGCTTGAATCTAATTTCAGGGTTTGTTCAGCTAGTGAAGAATAATTTTGAATCTGTGGATGGAAGAGCGCGAATGGGTGCAGCGGTAACGAGAATTGTTCAAATGGAAGACAAGGACAGACAGGAAATGATCGGTTCAATTTTAAAGATTTCTGACCTGTATCTAAATGATGGACAAAAGCAAGAGCTAAGCAACACCTTGATCAGCAACGGGCTCAACCAAATGGCTGATTTAAAATTGATCCATCGGCGGCTTCAGGATGAATTCAGTTATGGAAGCATGGTGAAAGAGCTCTATTCTGTCATAAAAGAGAGAGCGGGAGGGGGATACCCATGGGAAATGTAG
- a CDS encoding HIRAN domain-containing protein, with protein sequence MITIIVLILIAVVIFGGNGSNSSSNHSNSSSQSDNSNRSNTASQSNNTVSSATQKQAIEKKVHFITKTCPRCSERNSVAAIVDTTTCEKCGWNLLRDYQNRFVKLAGVTYEGRQSIIANMNPNHEIKLKRDKNNKYDKNAIGIYNKSNQNIGWIPKDIAAQLAQQMDLGTEYKAKINKISGGNGYNYGVEILISNDESVLRNHKPQISYSQSTQQYASSSKAAITSTGKQLEVPEIVYLDFVLTKSANQEAVKEVLDVLTAFIKSRDKTLRVLNRKRIDDLDVLDLSSLFDNTIMLAGGTESNFVHRHYKAILIQLSLQLGFLVARLFPDSPYARYAKSKMDWLSTMDVRLETKILQAFFDQHVTVLESAPIITDTTVSNQIHFWDIYDVSLG encoded by the coding sequence ATGATTACCATTATTGTTCTTATTCTGATTGCTGTAGTTATATTTGGAGGAAACGGTAGTAATTCCAGCTCAAACCATAGTAACAGTTCAAGTCAAAGCGATAACTCAAACCGGAGTAATACCGCAAGCCAGAGTAACAACACTGTTTCGTCAGCTACTCAAAAACAAGCAATCGAGAAAAAAGTACATTTCATTACGAAAACTTGTCCGCGTTGTAGTGAACGCAATTCTGTGGCAGCAATTGTTGACACGACTACATGCGAAAAATGCGGGTGGAATCTTTTAAGGGATTATCAAAACAGGTTCGTAAAACTTGCAGGGGTGACGTACGAAGGAAGGCAGAGCATCATTGCAAATATGAATCCGAACCATGAGATTAAGCTTAAGAGAGACAAGAACAATAAATACGATAAGAACGCCATAGGAATCTACAATAAATCTAATCAGAACATCGGTTGGATTCCAAAAGATATTGCAGCTCAGCTGGCTCAACAAATGGATTTAGGAACTGAGTACAAAGCAAAAATCAATAAAATCAGCGGAGGAAATGGCTACAACTATGGAGTCGAAATTCTGATTTCTAATGATGAAAGTGTGTTAAGAAATCACAAACCCCAAATTTCTTATTCTCAATCCACTCAGCAATATGCCAGTTCATCTAAAGCTGCAATCACTAGTACAGGTAAACAGCTGGAAGTTCCTGAAATCGTATACCTGGACTTTGTTTTAACGAAATCAGCAAACCAAGAAGCAGTGAAAGAAGTACTTGATGTGTTGACAGCTTTTATAAAGTCTAGAGATAAAACGCTCCGGGTTTTAAATCGAAAGCGCATAGACGACTTAGACGTTTTAGATTTATCCTCGCTTTTTGATAACACAATAATGTTAGCGGGCGGTACTGAATCCAATTTTGTCCATAGGCACTATAAAGCAATCTTAATACAGCTTTCATTACAACTTGGTTTTTTAGTCGCTAGACTTTTTCCGGACAGCCCGTATGCAAGGTACGCAAAAAGCAAAATGGATTGGTTGAGTACAATGGACGTTCGGCTGGAAACGAAAATACTGCAAGCGTTTTTTGATCAACATGTTACGGTATTAGAAAGTGCTCCAATTATTACTGATACAACAGTAAGTAACCAAATCCATTTTTGGGATATCTATGACGTGTCCCTGGGTTAA